One genomic region from Nitrospiria bacterium encodes:
- a CDS encoding TIGR04190 family B12-binding domain/radical SAM domain protein, with translation MLEADVVFIHPPSLYDFRKKAVLHGPISDVVPSGPIFEMYPIGFLSLCGHLEAAGFSTRIINIANKMLSDLDYDPEEEIRRLKPKAFGIDLHWLPHVQGSLAIGEIIKRHHPDVPVIYGGYSATYFSDELIRYPFVDYVVRGDSAELPLVRLIEALVRKSDLGRVPNLTYKDREGRVVSNEIGDVPADNDYVLTAFDRAIERTFRFGDLKGSLPFQNWMRYPVTAVFPYKGCQYNCKTCGGSRFASKNVLHRNILGYKSPQKIASELKTVQRYINAPSMIIGDILQNGKPYADQLLTEIGKIHFKNELAFEFFVPPSEESIVRIQRSVPKYNVEISPESHDEAVRRAFGRPFNNPQLEKSIESCLKHDCRRIDLFFMIGLPQQTFSSVMKTVDYCESLLDRYGDKKNLHPFIAPLAPFIDPGSEVWENPEKNGYRLFARTLEEHRRLMDSARSWKYFLNYETRWMTRDEIVAAAYEAGLRLNELKRKHGLVSRKTADRVENRARTALRYMKLIDEAVEKGDENRPEWDRIASEVREINVSTICDKEELNWPLSLYKFHLINIAALLVKNRLKRLFSRRASTLR, from the coding sequence ATGCTTGAGGCCGATGTCGTATTCATACACCCGCCGAGCCTTTACGACTTTCGAAAGAAGGCCGTTCTTCACGGGCCCATCAGCGACGTGGTCCCGTCCGGCCCCATTTTCGAAATGTATCCGATCGGCTTCCTGAGCCTCTGCGGTCATCTCGAGGCGGCCGGTTTCTCGACCCGGATCATCAATATCGCCAACAAAATGCTGAGCGATCTGGACTACGATCCCGAAGAGGAGATCCGGCGGCTGAAACCCAAAGCCTTCGGGATCGACCTGCATTGGCTTCCCCACGTTCAGGGCAGTCTTGCGATCGGGGAGATCATCAAAAGGCACCATCCCGACGTGCCGGTCATCTACGGCGGTTACTCGGCCACGTATTTCTCCGACGAGCTGATCCGCTATCCCTTTGTGGACTATGTCGTCCGGGGCGACTCGGCCGAACTTCCGCTCGTGAGGCTGATCGAGGCCTTGGTCCGAAAATCCGATCTCGGCCGGGTTCCGAACCTGACCTATAAGGACAGGGAGGGCCGCGTCGTCTCGAATGAAATAGGCGACGTGCCCGCCGACAACGATTACGTTCTGACGGCCTTTGACCGGGCGATCGAGCGGACCTTCCGGTTCGGAGACCTGAAAGGTTCCCTGCCCTTCCAAAACTGGATGCGATATCCGGTCACGGCCGTTTTCCCCTACAAGGGCTGCCAGTACAACTGTAAAACCTGCGGCGGGTCCCGGTTTGCGTCCAAGAACGTGCTGCACCGAAATATCCTCGGATACAAGTCGCCCCAAAAGATCGCTTCCGAACTCAAAACGGTTCAACGGTACATCAACGCGCCCAGCATGATCATCGGGGACATTTTGCAAAACGGGAAGCCCTACGCCGATCAATTGCTGACCGAGATCGGGAAGATTCATTTTAAAAACGAGCTGGCCTTCGAGTTTTTTGTGCCCCCCTCGGAGGAGTCGATCGTCCGGATCCAACGGTCGGTCCCGAAATACAACGTCGAGATATCGCCCGAGTCCCACGACGAGGCCGTTCGGCGGGCGTTCGGACGCCCCTTCAACAACCCGCAGCTCGAGAAGTCCATCGAGTCCTGCCTCAAGCACGACTGCCGGCGCATCGACCTGTTCTTCATGATCGGGCTGCCCCAGCAGACCTTTTCGTCCGTGATGAAGACGGTCGACTATTGCGAATCGCTTTTGGACCGCTACGGCGACAAAAAAAACCTCCACCCGTTCATCGCGCCGCTGGCGCCCTTTATTGACCCCGGGAGCGAAGTGTGGGAGAATCCGGAAAAGAACGGCTATCGCCTGTTCGCCCGAACGCTTGAGGAACACCGGCGGCTGATGGATTCGGCGCGAAGCTGGAAATATTTTCTGAATTACGAAACCCGGTGGATGACCCGGGACGAGATCGTCGCGGCCGCCTACGAAGCCGGCCTGAGATTAAATGAATTGAAGAGGAAGCACGGTCTGGTCTCCCGGAAAACGGCCGACCGCGTCGAAAACCGGGCGCGGACGGCCCTGCGGTATATGAAGCTCATCGATGAAGCCGTCGAGAAGGGGGATGAAAACCGGCCGGAGTGGGATCGGATCGCGAGCGAGGTCCGTGAGATCAACGTCAGCACCATCTGTGATAAAGAGGAGCTGAACTGGCCGCTGAGTCTTTACAAATTCCATCTGATCAACATCGCGGCCCTGTTGGTCAAGAACCGGCTGAAGCGATTATTTTCGCGGCGCGCCTCCACTTTGAGATGA
- a CDS encoding MBL fold metallo-hydrolase gives MDLTFLGATGTVTGSKYLIASGSKKVLVDCGLFQGFKQLRLRNWESLPVHPAEIDAVVLTHAHLDHSGYLPLLVKEGFSGKIHCTPGTRDLCAILLPDSGYLQEEDAEHANKHRYSKHAPARPLYTQQDALRSLRQFAILDFDRDLDLGGGLTVKLMPAGHILGSAFVFLKNNETSVLFSGDLGRPHDLIMKPPTPVHKADYLVVESTYGNRRHDPEDPKAALAKVIRRTAERGGVLLIPSFAVGRTQSVLYCIHLLKSERAVPDIPVYLNSPMAIEATDVYLRDAGEHRLTPSECKAMCGAAHFIGSVEESKRLNGFPPPMIVISASGMATGGRVLHHIKAFAPDPRNTILFVGFQAGGTRGEAMVHGAASVKIHGEYVPVRAEVVAIEGLSAHADGAEIMDWLGRFDAPPRETFITHGEPPAADALRHRIEEERGWRCRVPDYLERAALQ, from the coding sequence ATGGATCTCACGTTTCTCGGCGCCACCGGCACCGTGACCGGTTCCAAATATCTGATCGCCTCGGGTTCAAAAAAAGTGCTGGTGGATTGCGGCCTGTTCCAGGGTTTCAAGCAGCTGCGGCTCCGGAACTGGGAGTCTTTGCCCGTCCACCCGGCCGAGATCGACGCGGTCGTCCTGACGCATGCCCATCTGGATCACAGCGGCTACCTGCCTCTCTTGGTCAAGGAAGGTTTCTCGGGCAAGATCCACTGCACGCCGGGCACGCGCGATCTCTGCGCGATTCTGCTGCCGGACAGCGGTTATCTTCAAGAGGAGGACGCGGAGCATGCCAACAAGCATCGATATTCCAAACATGCCCCGGCGCGGCCTCTTTACACCCAACAGGATGCCTTGCGGTCGCTGCGTCAATTCGCCATCCTCGACTTCGATCGAGACCTCGACCTCGGCGGCGGCCTGACCGTGAAGCTCATGCCCGCCGGACATATCCTGGGATCGGCGTTTGTTTTCTTAAAGAACAACGAAACCTCCGTTTTGTTTTCGGGTGATTTGGGGCGGCCGCACGATCTCATCATGAAGCCTCCGACCCCGGTTCACAAAGCGGATTACCTGGTCGTCGAGTCGACCTACGGAAACCGCCGTCACGATCCGGAAGATCCGAAGGCGGCGCTGGCCAAAGTGATCCGTCGAACGGCCGAACGCGGCGGAGTGCTCCTGATTCCGTCGTTCGCGGTCGGCCGCACGCAGTCCGTGCTTTATTGCATTCACCTTCTCAAGTCCGAACGGGCGGTTCCGGACATCCCGGTCTATCTCAACAGCCCGATGGCGATCGAGGCGACGGACGTCTATCTCCGCGACGCCGGGGAGCATCGATTGACGCCGTCCGAGTGCAAGGCGATGTGCGGCGCGGCGCATTTCATCGGCAGCGTGGAGGAATCCAAACGGCTGAACGGATTCCCGCCGCCCATGATCGTGATCTCGGCCAGCGGCATGGCGACCGGCGGCCGCGTGCTGCACCATATCAAGGCCTTCGCCCCGGACCCGCGCAACACGATTCTGTTCGTCGGCTTTCAGGCCGGCGGAACGCGGGGCGAGGCGATGGTCCACGGCGCCGCGTCGGTCAAGATTCACGGGGAGTACGTGCCCGTGCGGGCCGAGGTCGTGGCGATCGAGGGCCTGTCCGCCCACGCGGACGGCGCCGAGATCATGGATTGGCTGGGCCGTTTCGATGCGCCGCCGAGGGAAACGTTTATCACGCACGGAGAACCGCCCGCGGCCGACGCGCTGCGACACCGCATCGAGGAGGAGCGGGGTTGGCGGTGCCGCGTTCCGGACTACCTTGAACGGGCGGCGCTACAATGA
- a CDS encoding thymidine phosphorylase family protein has product MTPAKGSAGFHSMRLRRLGIDTYQESIIYMRSECHVCRSEGFEAQSRIQVEHEGRSIIATLNIVTTDLLAPDEAGLSEAAWRLLRAKEGDRILLSHAAPLESLSRVRAKVYGKRLDEAAMDAIVQDIAAGRYSDVHLASFITACAADRLDLGEMASLTRAMIGVGQRIDWTQTPVMDKHSVGGLPGNRTTLVVVPIVAAFGLLIPKTSSRAITSPAGTADTMEILAPVALDIAPMRRVVEREGGCIVWGGAVRLSPADDVLIRVERPLDLDSEGQLVASILSKKAAAGSSHVVIDVPVGPTAKVRGLDAAKTLGRRLEEVGRAVGLTVRVAITDGTQPVGRGLGPALEARDVLSVLQGHRDAPQDLRERALLLAGDVLELSSRVPEGRGRIEAEAILDDGRAWRKFQAICEAQGGLREPPRAPHTHAVPAERAGRVIAIDNRRLARIAKLSGAPKARASGLQLHTPIGTRVEKGQPLFTIHAEARGELDYALGYSEGQTDIVQIEEAG; this is encoded by the coding sequence ATGACCCCCGCCAAGGGCTCGGCGGGCTTTCATTCGATGCGGCTCCGCCGGCTGGGCATCGATACCTATCAGGAGTCGATCATTTACATGCGCAGCGAATGCCATGTCTGCCGCTCGGAGGGCTTCGAGGCGCAGTCCCGCATCCAGGTGGAGCACGAAGGGCGGTCGATCATCGCCACGCTCAACATTGTGACGACCGATCTCCTGGCGCCGGACGAGGCCGGCCTGTCCGAGGCCGCCTGGAGGCTTTTGAGGGCGAAGGAAGGGGACCGGATCCTCCTGTCCCATGCCGCTCCCCTGGAGTCCCTCAGCCGGGTGCGCGCGAAAGTTTACGGGAAACGGCTCGACGAGGCGGCCATGGATGCGATCGTGCAGGACATCGCGGCGGGACGGTATTCCGACGTGCACCTCGCCTCGTTCATCACGGCCTGCGCGGCGGACCGCCTCGACCTGGGGGAAATGGCCTCGCTCACGCGGGCGATGATCGGGGTGGGCCAGCGCATCGACTGGACCCAGACGCCGGTGATGGACAAACACAGCGTCGGCGGTCTGCCCGGCAACCGGACCACGCTGGTCGTGGTTCCGATCGTGGCGGCGTTCGGACTCCTTATCCCCAAGACCTCGTCCCGGGCGATCACTTCCCCCGCCGGCACGGCCGACACCATGGAAATCCTGGCGCCGGTCGCGCTCGATATCGCGCCGATGCGGCGCGTGGTGGAGCGGGAGGGGGGATGCATCGTTTGGGGCGGCGCCGTCCGCTTGAGCCCGGCCGACGACGTGTTGATCCGGGTGGAACGGCCGCTGGATCTGGACAGCGAGGGCCAGCTCGTGGCCTCGATCCTGTCCAAGAAAGCCGCGGCCGGTTCGAGCCACGTGGTCATCGACGTTCCGGTGGGGCCGACGGCCAAGGTGCGCGGTCTTGACGCGGCGAAGACGCTCGGCCGCCGTTTGGAAGAAGTGGGCCGCGCGGTCGGTCTGACGGTGCGCGTGGCGATCACCGACGGCACGCAGCCCGTCGGCCGGGGCCTCGGCCCGGCGTTGGAGGCGCGGGACGTGCTTTCGGTGCTGCAAGGCCATCGGGACGCGCCGCAGGATCTGCGCGAGCGGGCCCTGCTTCTTGCGGGGGATGTTCTGGAACTCTCCTCCCGTGTCCCGGAAGGCCGGGGCCGGATCGAGGCCGAGGCGATCCTCGACGACGGGCGCGCGTGGCGCAAGTTCCAGGCGATCTGCGAAGCCCAGGGCGGCCTGCGCGAGCCGCCCCGCGCACCGCACACGCATGCGGTTCCCGCGGAACGCGCGGGCCGCGTGATCGCCATCGACAACCGCCGCCTGGCCCGGATCGCGAAGCTGTCCGGCGCGCCGAAGGCTCGGGCCTCGGGCCTGCAATTGCACACGCCGATCGGGACCCGGGTCGAAAAGGGCCAGCCGCTGTTCACGATCCATGCCGAGGCCCGCGGCGAGCTCGACTATGCCCTGGGCTATTCGGAAGGGCAGACCGACATCGTGCAAATTGAAGAGGCCGGATGA